A genome region from Sporosarcina sp. ANT_H38 includes the following:
- a CDS encoding sulfite exporter TauE/SafE family protein: protein MEFVIFFMIGIIGNVVGTLVGGGGLISLPTMLLMGLPVHSAIGANKVSNTVSSLSSFLVIFKRKEVSTKEALLVLMFCLGGGILGGLIASFLSGSTLTLIAIILLSFAFVTSFMNTGNFDGTEQFHASKKSGTALIGIGMYDGMFGPGSSTLAMYLYASQKIAYIRAIGLARVGVFASCFGSAITYISTGKIFWPLTIALMLGSIVGAQFGVRLARKLKTEHVKPLLRLVTVLLIVQMIIDYFNF from the coding sequence ATGGAATTTGTCATTTTTTTTATGATTGGAATTATAGGTAATGTAGTCGGTACATTGGTCGGAGGAGGGGGACTGATTAGCTTACCCACTATGTTACTTATGGGGTTACCCGTGCATTCAGCAATCGGTGCAAACAAGGTTTCCAATACTGTCAGTTCACTCTCAAGCTTTCTTGTCATATTTAAGAGAAAAGAAGTTTCCACAAAAGAAGCATTATTAGTCCTAATGTTTTGTCTTGGAGGAGGTATTTTAGGTGGACTCATTGCTTCCTTTTTAAGCGGAAGTACCCTAACGCTTATTGCAATCATTTTATTAAGCTTTGCATTTGTAACTTCCTTCATGAATACAGGTAATTTTGATGGAACTGAACAGTTTCATGCAAGTAAAAAATCAGGAACTGCACTAATTGGTATAGGAATGTATGACGGAATGTTTGGGCCAGGAAGCAGTACACTTGCGATGTATTTATATGCAAGCCAAAAAATTGCCTATATCCGAGCAATTGGCTTAGCAAGAGTTGGGGTTTTTGCAAGTTGCTTTGGTTCTGCCATCACTTACATATCAACGGGTAAAATTTTCTGGCCACTTACCATAGCATTAATGCTTGGATCCATTGTTGGTGCACAGTTCGGAGTAAGATTAGCTCGTAAATTAAAAACGGAACATGTAAAACCACTTCTTAGATTAGTAACAGTTCTTTTAATCGTACAAATGATTATAGATTACTTTAACTTTTAA
- a CDS encoding DNA alkylation repair protein, whose amino-acid sequence MDEKKDTEIKRSSKAENILPQINSKTKLGDLRKIAKDIKKDHELAMELWSTEEFLPRLLATLIMDKKLLSQDVLNKLDKDMQTHPFDERNNLMDWLMANQLTKDKKNIALMESWENSSSTLQRRAFWYYQGRLRWTGQTPPDNTADLLSSLEATITQEEPEVQWAMNFTAGWIGVFDEKNRARCIKLGEKTGLYKDEIVAKGCTPNYLPEFITIVVNKRHNK is encoded by the coding sequence ATGGATGAAAAAAAAGATACAGAAATAAAACGCTCTTCAAAAGCAGAAAACATTCTACCTCAGATCAATAGTAAAACTAAGCTAGGCGACTTACGAAAAATCGCGAAGGACATTAAAAAAGATCACGAATTAGCTATGGAACTTTGGTCAACCGAAGAGTTTTTGCCCAGACTATTAGCAACCTTAATTATGGACAAAAAACTTCTTTCACAAGATGTGCTAAATAAGCTTGATAAGGATATGCAGACTCACCCTTTTGATGAGCGAAATAACTTAATGGATTGGTTAATGGCTAATCAGCTCACCAAAGACAAGAAGAATATTGCATTGATGGAGTCATGGGAAAATAGTTCTTCTACTCTTCAAAGGCGAGCTTTCTGGTATTATCAAGGGCGATTGAGATGGACTGGACAAACACCGCCTGATAACACCGCAGACTTGCTATCTTCATTAGAAGCTACTATTACGCAGGAAGAGCCGGAAGTTCAATGGGCTATGAATTTCACCGCAGGCTGGATAGGCGTTTTTGATGAAAAGAATCGGGCACGTTGTATTAAACTTGGTGAAAAAACGGGTCTTTACAAAGATGAAATAGTAGCAAAAGGATGTACGCCCAACTATTTGCCGGAGTTCATTACGATTGTAGTTAACAAACGACATAATAAGTAG
- a CDS encoding DUF2975 domain-containing protein, whose protein sequence is MKPKTLFLKLAVVLMAFPVLALCIFLVPELGNIAAKLLPEFDSIKYLVSMVFDASAIPFYFALYQAFKLLRYIDKNKAFSQSSVHALRNIKFCAITISSLHALLLPLFYLFAEKDDAPGVIFVALVVPFASIVIAVFAAVLQMLLKNAIVIKSENDLTI, encoded by the coding sequence ATGAAACCCAAAACACTATTTTTAAAGTTAGCTGTTGTTCTTATGGCCTTTCCAGTTCTTGCTTTATGCATCTTTTTGGTACCTGAGTTAGGTAATATTGCAGCAAAATTGCTGCCAGAGTTTGATTCGATTAAATACCTCGTTTCCATGGTTTTTGATGCATCGGCGATTCCTTTTTACTTTGCTTTGTATCAGGCGTTTAAACTTTTACGCTATATTGACAAAAATAAAGCTTTCTCACAATCATCTGTACATGCATTGAGAAATATCAAATTCTGTGCCATCACAATCAGTAGTTTGCATGCGCTACTCTTGCCGCTCTTTTATCTCTTTGCGGAGAAAGACGATGCCCCAGGTGTCATCTTTGTTGCATTGGTTGTTCCTTTTGCTTCAATAGTGATTGCAGTCTTTGCTGCTGTTCTTCAAATGCTATTAAAAAATGCCATCGTTATAAAATCAGAAAATGATTTAACGATATGA
- a CDS encoding helix-turn-helix transcriptional regulator — protein MAIIINIDVMLAKRKMSVTELSDKVGITMANISILKNGKAKAIRLSTLDAICKALECQPGDVLEYKSDEDI, from the coding sequence ATGGCAATTATTATCAATATTGATGTGATGTTGGCGAAAAGGAAAATGAGCGTAACTGAACTTTCTGACAAGGTCGGAATCACGATGGCGAATATTTCTATATTGAAAAATGGAAAGGCAAAAGCGATTCGATTATCAACTCTAGATGCGATTTGTAAGGCTTTAGAATGTCAGCCTGGGGATGTTTTAGAATACAAAAGTGATGAAGACATTTAA